The stretch of DNA TTGGTAAGCCGTATTCTGGTTATTATAAACAAAATACAAAATGAGTAAGCCTACTCCTAGAAATAATGTGAACTTTAGAAAGTTAAGCAGGAATTTTTTCACGGTGTTGTTCTTTGAGTTTCGACCCCATGGAGTCATTGAATAAAGCACCCTAATGGATTCAATAATAGCATGCTTTATTTGAGTACACCAATACAACTGCAGATAAATACGAGTTATATAGCCGCCCCCATGTAACAATACCAGAGAAGTTGTAAAATAAAGGCTACAGTGTTAGCGGGAGTACCTTTATATCTGCATAACTTGGATACTTTCTAAATTACGCTAACGGATAATGTTTTGTTGCAAAAAAGAGCACTAGTATTATGGATGATTTGTCATTTTATTGTTTTCATCCACCAAAACAACCAGTGGTTTTAATGTTTTAGCTTCTTCAAAATCCATATAGACATATGACATGATAATGGCAATGTCACCAGGGTGGAAAAGCCGGGCAGAAGCACCATTAAGGCAAACAATACCGGAGCCACGTTCTCCTTTAATGACATAAGTTTCCATCCTCGCGCCATTATTATTGTTGGCGATCTGGACGCGTTCGCCTTCGATTAGGTTAGCGGCATCCATTAAATCCTCATCAATGGTGATACTGCCAACGTAGTTGAGTCTTGCATCAGTTATAGTAGCCCGATGTATTTTGGACTTTAATCTTTGAATCATCATATGCTTAAAAATATTTATCAAATAATCCGGCGAAGATAAGGAAGTGCCGAAGTTTTTGAAAAGAATTAATAGGTTCCTTTAAAAATTCTCTACCCTGGATCCTGTAATATCATATTGTCTATCAGTCGGACATCGCCAACCCAAACGGCGGTACAAGCGACAACAAGGTCTGTTGTATCTATAATTGAAAGAGGCTGCAGGGTATATCCGTTGATAATTTCAAAGTATTCGGGCCGAAGCCCTGCTTGGCGGAATTGGTTGATGGCGAAATGTTGGAGCGATTCGATGTTATCAGCTTTCAGGCGTATTTTTACTGCTTCCAAGGTTTTATACAAAGTAGCTGCTATTGGTCGAAGCTCCGCTTGCAGTCGCACATTTCTGGAGCTCATTGCCAAGCCATCTTTTTCTCTTTCGATAGGACAAACGACTAATTCGACCGGTAATTTTTGATTTTCAATCATCCATTGGACAATGGTTGCCTGTTGATAATCCTTCTGTCCCATGTAGAGTCGAGTAGGCTGTGTAATATCAAGTAAGCGTTTTACGACCTGCACAACCCCTTCAAAATGGCCAGGTCTGAATTGTCCTTCCATAACATTGATGAGTGATGGTGGAGGAATAGGCGAGGCCAGCTGTATGCCAGGCGGATAAATTTCTGTAACGGGTGGCATAAAGAGTACATCGCAACCAATTTCTGCTAGTAAAGCGATATCTAAACCGGGTACACGCGGATATTTTTCAAGATCACTACTTTCGTTAAATTGTGTAGGGTTAACAAAAATACTGCAAATGCTGAGATCGTTGGCAGCCAAAGATGCTTCCATCAGCGAGAGGTGTCCTTGATGCAAAGCGCCCATGGTCGGAACAAACCCAATGGATTGATTAGCCGAGTAAAAGCTTTTTAAAAAATGATTAAGTTGGTGAACACTTTTAAACAAGTACATAAATAGTTATGATCGAGTATGGTGAAAACAACTTATAACATTTGGCGATTTTTTTTCCCTCCCTGTGCGCTGAGAAAATAGTCCCTAAGTAAAGCGTCTATTTTCGCTGCGTGATTAAAAACAAAACTTTCTCAAGCGCACAAAAATGGTCAGACAACCAAGGAAAATAAGCAGCCTAAATGTCAATATTATTTTTTTAACATTCCTTAATTGCGCAAATATATAAGTTTTAAGCAGGAGCAAAAGTATAAAAAGCAAGTGCGAAGAAAATACGAATCCTTTTGTCAAGCAGGGTGGCGCAATTTAATTCGGGTTTGCATTCGTGTTGGTCTAACATATCAAAACTCCTATTTTTTACAGAAAAGTCTTTGATATTTACTAACTTTGCAGCCTTGTTCATTGATATTCAGTGACCTGTTAATTTGCAAAACAATATTTTATTGGCTATATGAGTAAAAAGAAAGTGCTGATCGTGACGCAGGAAATGCAGCCATATACTGCACTCTCCGAAATCTCTGAGATTGCCCGAAAGCTTCCCCAATTTGTCCAAGAAAATGGCATGGAAATTCGTGTGTTGATGCCTCGATTTGGTAGTATAAATGAGAGACGACATCGTTTGCACGAGGTGGTTAGGCTTTCTGGTATGAATATCATTGTAGATGATGATGATTTCCCTTTAATCATTAAGGTGGCTTCTCTGCCTGAGGCTAGGATGCAGGTATACTTTTTAGATAATGAAGACTTTTTTGAGCGCAAAGCGGTCTTCAACGATGAAGAAGGTGATTTTTTTGAGGATAATGCGGATCGCATGATCTTCTTTTGTAAAGGGGTAATTGAGACCGTCAAAAAATTTGGCTGGCCACCCGACATTATTCATTGCCACGGCTGGATGACTAGTTTGATACCACTTTATCTAAAGACGGCTTATAGAAATGAGCCGCTTTTCCAACAATCCAAGGTTATTTATTCTGTATATAATAGTGAAATACAGCCGCATTTTTCAAACTCTTTTGTTGCTAAGGCTTCGATCAATAACCTTACAGCAAAAGATTTGAATGCCTATCAAAATGGCAGTGGCGTTACGCTTCATAAAGGAGCAATTGCTTTTTCTGATGCCTTTATTCAAGGCAGCGAAAACCTTAGTGAAACCGTTGAAGTAGAGCTGACTAATGAAGAAAATAAACCTAAACTGGATTTTGTAGAGGGAGAATACCTTCCTGCCTATTTAGCGTTTTACCATAATCTTTTAACAGAGGAGGTTAATCCTTAGGCGAAGAGGATATTAATTAGTAAGTAACGAACCAACATTGTCTAATTTGGTTATTCCAATTAAGCTACATTGGTAGCAATTATCTATTCGGATACAACCTCTAGACACTGTTGGTTCTCTTTTGTAGGATACATTACAATCTAAATCAAACAATCAATTAGATGAAGCGTATTTTGGAGGGCCTTTTTGTTGTCATATGGTGTGTGATCGTTGTTGCTGCTTGTACGGATCCAACTTTTGTAGGGGAAGAATTGCTAGAAGGGGATAAAGTTCAACCTGGATTTACGGATACGGTTAGCATTCGTACCTATACAAGTTCAATCGATAGTTTTCGAACCTATACTTCTACTTTTTCCGGGCAATTAGAGAAATATTTTGTTGGTGATTTTTTAGACCCTATTCTAGGGAGGACAAAAGCGACAACGGTTATTCAAACACGGATGCAACGGGATCCTACTTTTTTTACGTTAATTCCACCGAGCTTTCCGGTGGGGCCCATTGTCGATTCTATTGTATTGGTGCTGCCATACGATGCAGATAACTTTTATGGCAACCTCAATCAGATTTACACTTTTGAAGTGTTGGAATTACAGGAGGGGTTTGCAAGGGAAGATGACTATTATTCGAATACGCCTGTTCCTGCCACTGCCGAGCAATTGGCCGTACATTCTTTCAGGCCATCGCTTAATGATAGTTTAAGCGTTATTAATTATACATTTGGCGTTCCAGATACGGTTTCCTTTTCCCATTTAAGGGTGCATTTACCGATCCGACTTGGGCAAAAGCTGGTTAACCTTGATTCTATTTCAATCTCCTCTGACAGTGCGTATCTCAGTGTTTTCCCAGGACTAGTACTTGCTCCCATTTCTCAAAATGATGGCATAGTCAGTTTTAACCTGTCACCAGTAGTAGGTGAAAGCAGAGGAGGGGTTTATGTTTATTACAGGGACCAAGGGACAGATGAAAAAAATCAATACCAATTTGGATTTAATGAATTTGCCGGACGATATGTAAACTTTGAAAGAGATTTCAGTGGTAGTGTTGCAGAGGCATACATAGGGCCAGGAAAGGGGGATTCGCTGTTGTTTTTGAAAGGTAATTTAGGAACAGAAGTACGAGTCGAATTCCCTTATATAACCAATCTTAAAGGTTTGATTGTCAATGAGGCGCTTTTAGAAATCGCTTTGGTCGATTTACCAGGATCTCCCCCTGGTGAATTTGAACCTATAGAACAGTTGACCCTTTCAAGAAAGAGGGCAGATGGGAGTATTGTTTTGATCGACGACTTTTTATTTGCACCCTCTAATTTGATTGGCCTTTCTTTTGGTGGCGATTTGGAGGAGGGTGTTAATGGCGAAGCAGGTCTATACACGATGAATATTTCTACTCATTTGCAAAGAATGATTGATGGGGATGAGGTCAATGAATTGATAATGTCAGTCTTCCGTAGAGGTGATAATCCACATAGGTCGGTCTTAGCAGGAGCTAAACATCCGACGTTTCCGGTCAAGCTCAAGATCACGTTCACCAAACCATAAATAATTGGTTCTCTGACAATTTCTGCTCTTTTGAGTCAAGGGAAAGCAAAAAACACCGCTTCCTTGGCTCCTCCGCTAAAGCTTCGGCGCACGCGGATGGTCGCTTTAGCCTTTCACACTGCCGTTGCAGGTGAAAAACACCTGCAGCTCGCTGAGGTGTCGGTGAAAAATCTACCTGTCCGGTAGGCCTGCCCCGACACCTGCCTGATTCTTTTGGCGTTTATCAAATATTAGGGAATGAGTTCCAAACAGAACGCTTGGATAAGAAATATATTTATTTTTTTAGATTTAAGCGAAAAAATAATATATTTGTACTGATTTTTGCAAAGGTTTTACTGATATAAAGATAGACCAATTTAAACTTGTCAAGTCCTCCTCTTATTTATTTGGATAAATTCTACCCAATAGTGTTATAAGTTTTAAACCATATAGCCGATTATTTTATATCAAGGCCTTTCGGGCTATTATATAGTTTGTAACCTGCAAATATGCGTTAAAACAATAGATGCAAAAACTAGGCTGTATTTATCATAGTCTCATAATATTCCGCTAATAAAAAGGATATAATTAAAATTATTTAACCTAGTTAAACCAGAAAACGATGTGTGGTATTGTAGCTTACATTGGGCACCAAGAGGCCTATCCCATTTTAATTAAAGGACTTCAGCGACTTGAATACCGAGGATATGATAGTTCGGGCGTCGCCTTACTCAATGGTGATATTACCGTGTATAAAAAAAAGGGGAAAGTCCAGGAATTAGTAAATTTCAGTGAAGGTTTGCCCAAAAAGGGGAATATTGGTATAGGGCATACCAGGTGGGCAACACATGGTGTTCCCAATGATATAAATGCACACCCTCATACTTCGGGTAACAAACGCCTGACGTTGGTGCATAATGGGATCATTGAAAACTATGCGCCTTTAAAAATCGCTTTGGAGAAAGAAGGCCATGTTTTTACAAATGATACAGATACGGAGGTATTGGTGCATTTGATTGAAGAAATTCAGAAGAGAGAAAATCTTTTACTGGAAGAGGCTGTGCGGATTGCGCTAACACGTGTGGTTGGGGCTTATGCTATAGTCGTGATCGATAAAGAAGATAATAATAAGCTGGTAGCTGCGCGCAAAGGGAGTCCATTGGTTATAGGCGTTGGCGAGAATGAATTTTTTATGGCTTCTGATGCTACTCCTATCATCGAACACACCAAAAAGGTGATCTACCTCAATGATGAAGAAATCGCAGTGGTTACCAAAAATGGGCATCTTGAGATCAAGACTATTTCAAATGAAATACAGCATCCTTTTATCCAAGAACTCGATATGAAGATCGAAATGTTGGAAAAAGGAGGATATGATTTCTTCATGTTGAAAGAGATTCATGAGCAGCCCAAAACGATTGAAGATGCGATGCGAGGACGTTTAAATGCTGTTGACTGTTGGATTAAATTAGGTGGAATTGATGAGTTTGGTCAACGAATATTGAATGCGAAACGTTTTATTATAGCAGCTTGTGGGACTTCTTGGCATTCGGGTTTGATTGCCGAATATTTATTTGAGGATTTAGCGCGTATCCCTGTGGAGGTGGAATATGCCTCTGAGTTGAGGTATAGAAACCCTATTATTACCAAGGATGATGTGGTCATTGCAATTTCTCAATCTGGGGAAACGGCTGACACCTTAGCTGCGTTGGAGTTAGCTAAAGAAAAAGGAGCATTCTTGTATGGTATTGTGAATTCGGTAGGATCATCTATTGCGAGAATTACCGATGCGGGGTCTTATATTCATGCCGGGCCAGAGATTGGGGTAGCGTCTACGAAGGCTTTTACGGGACAGGTTACGTTACTTACAATGATGGCTTTGAGCATTGCTCAACAGAAAGGTACGATTACCGATGCTTATTTCCGACAATTGGTGATGGAATTGGCTATTATTCCTGAGAAGGTTAAGAAAGTGATGGAAAAAAATGAGCAGATTAAATACATAGCCGGAGAAATTAAAGACAAAACAAATGCGTTATACCTCGGAAGAGGATATAATTTCCCTGTTGCGCTGGAAGGTGCTTTAAAACTCAAAGAAATTTCCTATATTCACGCCGAAGGTTATCCAGCGGCAGAGATGAAACATGGGCCAATTGCTTTGATCGACGAGGAAATGCCTGTGATTGTCATAGCTACTAATAAGAGTGCCTACGATAAAATAGTAACAAATATTCAAGAAGTAAAAGCACGTAAAGGATTTGTAATTGCAGTAGTGACCGAAGGAGATGAAGTGATCAGCCAATTAGCTGATCATACCATTGAGATCCCAGATACGGAAGAACCACTCACACCTTTGTTATCTGTTATCCCGCTACAGTTACTTTCTTATCACATTGCCGTTATGCGAGGTTGTAATGTGGATCAACCTCGAAATCTGGCCAAATCGGTTACAGTAGAGTAATTGAAAAGGAAGTACACGACGGTTTTGAGAAGTGCGAAAAAAAAGGAAATTTTTATTTGATGAATGAACATAATATGGAGTATAACTCATCAAGAGAGGATTTAATTATTCCTGAATATGGGCGACATATTCAGAACTTGGTGGAACATGCTAAAACGATAGAAGGTGCTGAATTACGACAGGAGTTCGCACATCGGATTATTGGGCTGATGATGCAAATGCACCCTCAAAACCGCGGGATGGACGACTATCGCGAAAAAATGTGGAAACACCTTTTTCGCATTGCCAAATACGAGCTAGATGTGCAAGTTCCGGATGGTATTCATCCCAGCCCTGAAGACGCTCGAAAACGTCCCGAAAAAGTGCCTTATCCCGATATTGATACGAAATTCAAGCATTACGGAAATAATGTACAAAAGCTTATCAATAAGGCACTTACAATGGATGAAGGCCCTATTCGTAGTGGATTTGTGGCGGTGATTGGTTCTTACATGAAATTAGCTTACCGGACTTGGAATAAAGAACATTATGTTTCAGACGAAGTGATCAAAACAGATTTACTGAGGCTGTCAGGCGGTAAACTTCAGCTAGATGAAGAAATTTCTTTAGATAACCTTGGAGCGGTTAATCGTCGCCGGAAACGACCAATGAATAGCAATGGCGGTAATGAGCGCTCGGGCGGCAGAGATAGGGATAGAGATCGCGACCGTGATAATGATCGGAATTCTCATAAGCCAAGGGTTCGGATACCACCCAGCCGAAGACGAAGAAATTAAATAGCTCGGTTTTTAGACGATTTTTGTGTTCCTGTGTCCAGTAAAAGGCAAGCATGCTATGCATTTATCCTTTCCTGCTCACTTGGGCACAGCAATTGTTATAAAAGGTATTTCTTCCACAAATATGGGGCAACTTTTCAACAAAGTTTGCCCCATATTTTATTTATACCACCTTTCTTTTCTTTTCTTTGTGGAGACAAAACCAAATTATACTTCATTATGTCAACAGATGCATTCGAAGTTATTGGGGGCCATCGATTGAGTGGCAACATTACACCCCAAGGAGCTAAAAATGAAGCCTTACAGATTCTTTGTGCCACCTTACTTACCTCCGAGCAAATTGTCATTTCTAATATCCCGAGGATTCGCGATGTAGATCATCTTATTCAGCTACTAGAAGGCCTAGGTGTGGAAGTGGAAGAAAAAACGAAAGATACCTTTGCATTTACGGCAGCTAATATTGATCTCGATTACGCCCAATCTAAAGATTTTCGGGATAAGGCGAGTAGAATTCGTGGCTCGGTTATGCTAATAGGGGCCTTATTAGCGCGCTTTGGTAAGGCTTTTTTGCCTAAACCAGGAGGGGACAAGATTGGCCGCCGTCGCTTGGATACCCATTTTCATGGCTTCGAAAAGCTCGGCGCCAAGTTTGTTTATGACCCTGAGGCTGATTTATACAGTGTAGAAGGTAAAGCCTTAAAAGGGACATATTTGTTGATGGACGAAATTTCGGTCACTGGGACGGCCAATATTGTGATGGCGGCCACGAGGGCCAAAGGCCAAACACAAATATATAATGCTGCTTGCGAACCCTACATCCAGCAATTATGTAAAATGTTGCAGCGGATGGGGGCTAAAATTGAAGGCGTTGGGTCAAATCTACTGACCATAACAGGTGTTGAAGCACTTGGTGGAACGACGCATCGCATCCTACCTGATATGATCGAAATTGGTAGTTTTATTGGCCTTGCAGCGATGACCCAATCGGAAATTACAATAAAGGACGCCGAAGTAGCCGAATTAGGGATCATTCCGAGTGTCTTTGAAAAAATGGGCATCGAGCTCCACCTTAAAGGAAATGATATTTATATTCCTGCACAGGAAGATTATGAAATTCAAACCTTTATCGATGGGTCTATTATGACCATTTACGATGCCCCTTGGCCAGGGTTTACCCCTGACTTGATGAGCATCATTCTCGTGGTGGCCACCCAAGCCAAAGGCAGTGTTCTTGTTCATCAGAAAATGTTTGAAAGCCGCCTCTTTTTTGTTGATAAACTTATCGATATGGGAGCCCAAATAATTCTTTGTGACCCACATCGTGCCACGGTAATTGGCCTTGAGCGTCGTACGCAATTGAGGGGGATAGAAATGACCTCTCCTGACATTCGCGCTGGGGTAGCTTTACTTATTGCTGCGCTTTCAGCAAAAGGAAAAAGCATAATAAGGAATATCCACCAAATTGACCGTGGTTATCAAGAAATTGATTTACGACTTCAAGCCTTGGGTGCCAAAATTACTCGGTTTTAAAAGTTCCATTATGGACCTTATGGATGAAGTCGATGACGCCAGTCATGAAGGTTTCTTGATCGTCCCACATTGACAGGTGACTGCCGTTCTCACAATAGAGGTAGCTTCCTTTTTGGACGAGGTGGCTCATTTCTTCCATCTCTTCAGGCTTCATGGTGTCGTACTTGGCGCCCACGGTGAGGGTTGGGACGGCGATTTCGGGCAAGCGATCCCATACGGACCATCCTTTTAGGATGCCACCAGGAACAAATTCGCTTGGTCCCTGCATGTATTCATACACATGCTGGTTGATGTTGCCAAAACTGCGCGAAACAGCTTCTGGCCAATCGGGTAATCGACAGAGGTGTTTTCTGTAGTATTCTTCAAAAACGAGGTCTACGTAAACAGGGTTTTGGAAGTCGTTTCGCTGTTCATAATATTTGAGTGAATCGATGAGGGAAGGACGCATCTGGCTTCGCAGGTAATTATTGTAGGCTTCATATTTACCAAAATCGGCAGTCATATTACAGATAACCAATCCTTTAAGGTGTTGTTGGTATTTTAGGGCGTATTCCATTCCCAGGATGCCGCCCCAAGAATTGCCCAAAAGAAAAAAGTTATCCTTATGGAGGCCTAAGGCCTGGCGTACCTGTTCGACTTCTTCCACAAAGCGATCAATGGTCCATAAGCTATCATTTTCTGGCTGATCCGAACGTTTGGAGCCCAGTTGGTCATAATGGTAAAACTCAATATTGGCTTGGGGGAAAAAGCTTTCGAAAGCCTCCATGTATTCGTGGGTGGCTGCTGGCCCACCATGCAATAAGAGTACTTTCATTGGGCTGTTGCCAAAGCGTTTGGTCCATACTTTAAAGCCTTCTTTTAGGGAGATCATTTGTACGCCAGCAGCCTGTACTGTACCAGGGGTTTTAAAATCAATATATTCACAATTATTGTTGTCGATAGCGCTTGAGGTGTTCATTGTCTGTGGTTGACAACTATTTAGCAAGCCTCCTATAACAATTACAAATAATAACGTAGGAAAAGACAGTTGTTTCATATTTGTTCAATTTAGATGAGGTAAAGGTTTGTATTAGAATGAAGTATTTACACCTAAACGAAATCCACTAAAAGCGGGTTCTAGCCGACAGATGCCACCTGAACAAACGACGCCTTCTACTTGCTTGATAAAGCTAAGCGAAAAGCGATTGGCTTTTTGGGTGTAATAAATATCGACTCTTGGGTAGTGAATTGCTTTTTTACCACCTTGTCCATCATCAGGAGCATTCTTTCCAGGTGTTACATTATACATATCCGATAAGGTAAATGTCCAATGTGGTGCCACGGTATATTCCACCAAACCAAATAGCCAGTCGCCATAGTCTTGTTTCTGTCCTGCTTTCTGGTCTTTCCCAACAAACATAGCTTGGCCCTCTATGCGAAATGCTTTTTTGCGATTAATTTTATACAAAAAATCAACATAGGGAATGATTGTTTCTACCCTGGGCACACCTGGTTTTTCTTCATAAATGGCCTGATTATAAGATTGTAATTGAAGGCCGCCCAGCAAGGTCCAGGTTTTTTTATACTTATAGGCTAATTCTGTGTAGAGTTCCTGGTAAAGCAATTCATTGTTCAGGCTTGAAATGTTGGAAAAATTAATATTCAAGCTTAGTTGTTTGCTAAACAAGTAACGAAGGTCGGCCTGAAGGGCCATTTCTCCGATTTCCTGCGTAGCGGGTACATATCTCGTCGTGAGTCGGTAGGTATTTTCGCGGCTCATAGGAGGCAGGAAATTGATCATTCCCTGGTTGAGGGAGACAAAGGGGTTGGTTCTGAAATAAAAATTGGCGGTTCGTTTTCCTTCTACACTGATGCCCAAACCATTAGCGGCATAAGAAAGGCTAGAATAGATGACGGTACCAGATCGTCGGACAAATTTACCCTGTGCCACCTGTCCGTCCCAGTTGAGTTTGGCTGCGAGTGGATCAAAGAAAACATCTTGGGTTTTATAGGCCCCTTCTACATACCAACTCCAATTGCCCGCACTTAGCGTATTGTAAAGCGTTAAGGCATAATTATTGTAATCGACGCTGACCGTATCTTGAGGCGTGTAGGTCGCAATTGTCGAAAGGAGTTGATCGACGGTTTCAGCAGAAAATGTTCGTCCGACCACCCCCAGGCCGGGGGCCAGCGACCAATTTGTCCCTTCTTTTCCGCTAATATAACCTTCTATGCCAAGTCCTCTTACAACTGATTGATAAGTATCAAAACGAAATTTTTGCCGACCAGAGAATAATTTGATTTGCCAATCTGGGGCGATATCATAAGCCAGTCGGATGCCTAATAATGCATTATCAATAAACAGGGCCCGTTCTTCATATGCCCGAAAAACAATCCCACTCCCTAGTTGATCATAAATATAACCGCCGCTGATGTCTAGTTTTTCTAATTTTTTATGAACAAACCACCTGCCAATGCCTTCATCGGTATAAGAATCTAGCGGATTGGGCAGCGCGGAATGTTGGAAAGCATCAAATCGAAGGCCAAAATCGAAGCCCCAATTACTATAATTAAGATTAAGCCAGCTATTGGCGCCGTAAAGTTGGTGATCATACTGAGGGGTATTGGCAGCTCCTATTTTTGCATCGCGGATATAAAAATTGCCTTGTGTTTCCAAGCTGCCAGAGAGCGTACCGCCGTTTTCTTGTTGGGCTGTATTTTCGAGGGGGAGTAAATTCAACAAGAGGAAATTGAGAAAAAATAAAGTAATTTTGTTCATCATGATGGCATATATAAAAATAGATGAGGCATATTTTTAATGAAATTATACCTTTATTTTATTTTTTTAGGTTCATGACCTTTCTTTTGTAAAGACGTCTTAAGTTGAAAAGAATAAAAACAAGTATTATGCGGATTTTATTAAGCCTTTTTGTTGTTGCATTATTGGGTTTTTCGATTCATTTATCCGGTCAATCCAGTTTACCTTCAGTTGAAGTAAAAACCTTAAAAGGAGAAACCGTAGATTTAAAAGAATTAACCAGTAATGGCAAATTGACCATCATCAGTTTGTGGGCATCCTGGTGTGCACCCTGCAAAAAAGAATTGGACGCCATTGCTGAAGTTTATGAAGACTGGCAAGCTGCGTACAATGTGGAATTAATTGCTATTACCATTGATACGCAGCGACAACTAGCGAAAGTTAAGCCGATCGTAGAATCCAAGGGGTGGCCTTTTTTGATTCTCTCTGATGCCAATAATAACTTGAAGAACATACTGAATTACCAAACAATCCCACAAACCTATCTAGTTGATATGAATGGCCAAATCATTTATAGTCACAATGGTTACTTACCAGGTGATGAGTATGAATTAGAAGCCCAGCTCAAAGCAGCAAAAGGGGAGGGGAATTAATATGATTTAATTCAGGTATGCGATTAGATCGTTTTTGCTGAATATTCTTTTTTATACCACTCAAAGGCAACGCGAAGTCCTTCTTTGATGCTGATATGTGGATCATAGCCGAGATAGTTCTTTGCTTTTGAAATATCAGCAAGACTATGTTTGACATCACCTTGGCGGGTAGGTCCAAAAATAGGTTCAAGTGAAGCGTTAGATACTTCTTTGAGCATTTCAAAAAGCGCCAAAAGCGTGGTACGTTCACCCAAGGCGATATTGTATACCTCGTTCCATGCATCTTTATTCTCCGTAAATAGCGCCTTTACATTGGCTTGAACGGCATTTCCAACGAAAGTAAAGTCACGACTTTGGAGGCCATCACCGTGGATTATTGGGGCACTATTTTCCATGATAGCTTTTATAAAAAGTGGAACAACGGCAGCATAAGGGCCATTGGGGTCTTGTTTTGGGCCAAAAACATTGAAATACCGGAGCCCGATGAAGTTAAAATTATATAGATTGGAAAAAACCTGTGCATATAACTCACAAACGAGTTTTGTGACGGCATAGGGGGAAATGGGTTTACCAATAACATCTTCTCTTTTGGGCAAGGCTTGGCTATCGCCATAAGTAGAAGAAGAGGCTGCAAAAACGACTTTATTAATGCCAGATTCTTCAGCGGCTTTGAAAATATTTAAGGTACCACCGATATT from Saprospiraceae bacterium encodes:
- a CDS encoding DUF4290 domain-containing protein, producing MNEHNMEYNSSREDLIIPEYGRHIQNLVEHAKTIEGAELRQEFAHRIIGLMMQMHPQNRGMDDYREKMWKHLFRIAKYELDVQVPDGIHPSPEDARKRPEKVPYPDIDTKFKHYGNNVQKLINKALTMDEGPIRSGFVAVIGSYMKLAYRTWNKEHYVSDEVIKTDLLRLSGGKLQLDEEISLDNLGAVNRRRKRPMNSNGGNERSGGRDRDRDRDRDNDRNSHKPRVRIPPSRRRRN
- the panC gene encoding pantoate--beta-alanine ligase; this encodes MYLFKSVHQLNHFLKSFYSANQSIGFVPTMGALHQGHLSLMEASLAANDLSICSIFVNPTQFNESSDLEKYPRVPGLDIALLAEIGCDVLFMPPVTEIYPPGIQLASPIPPPSLINVMEGQFRPGHFEGVVQVVKRLLDITQPTRLYMGQKDYQQATIVQWMIENQKLPVELVVCPIEREKDGLAMSSRNVRLQAELRPIAATLYKTLEAVKIRLKADNIESLQHFAINQFRQAGLRPEYFEIINGYTLQPLSIIDTTDLVVACTAVWVGDVRLIDNMILQDPG
- a CDS encoding glycogen/starch synthase encodes the protein MSKKKVLIVTQEMQPYTALSEISEIARKLPQFVQENGMEIRVLMPRFGSINERRHRLHEVVRLSGMNIIVDDDDFPLIIKVASLPEARMQVYFLDNEDFFERKAVFNDEEGDFFEDNADRMIFFCKGVIETVKKFGWPPDIIHCHGWMTSLIPLYLKTAYRNEPLFQQSKVIYSVYNSEIQPHFSNSFVAKASINNLTAKDLNAYQNGSGVTLHKGAIAFSDAFIQGSENLSETVEVELTNEENKPKLDFVEGEYLPAYLAFYHNLLTEEVNP
- a CDS encoding aspartate 1-decarboxylase, which encodes MMIQRLKSKIHRATITDARLNYVGSITIDEDLMDAANLIEGERVQIANNNNGARMETYVIKGERGSGIVCLNGASARLFHPGDIAIIMSYVYMDFEEAKTLKPLVVLVDENNKMTNHP
- a CDS encoding DUF4270 family protein encodes the protein MKRILEGLFVVIWCVIVVAACTDPTFVGEELLEGDKVQPGFTDTVSIRTYTSSIDSFRTYTSTFSGQLEKYFVGDFLDPILGRTKATTVIQTRMQRDPTFFTLIPPSFPVGPIVDSIVLVLPYDADNFYGNLNQIYTFEVLELQEGFAREDDYYSNTPVPATAEQLAVHSFRPSLNDSLSVINYTFGVPDTVSFSHLRVHLPIRLGQKLVNLDSISISSDSAYLSVFPGLVLAPISQNDGIVSFNLSPVVGESRGGVYVYYRDQGTDEKNQYQFGFNEFAGRYVNFERDFSGSVAEAYIGPGKGDSLLFLKGNLGTEVRVEFPYITNLKGLIVNEALLEIALVDLPGSPPGEFEPIEQLTLSRKRADGSIVLIDDFLFAPSNLIGLSFGGDLEEGVNGEAGLYTMNISTHLQRMIDGDEVNELIMSVFRRGDNPHRSVLAGAKHPTFPVKLKITFTKP
- the glmS gene encoding glutamine--fructose-6-phosphate transaminase (isomerizing), with the translated sequence MCGIVAYIGHQEAYPILIKGLQRLEYRGYDSSGVALLNGDITVYKKKGKVQELVNFSEGLPKKGNIGIGHTRWATHGVPNDINAHPHTSGNKRLTLVHNGIIENYAPLKIALEKEGHVFTNDTDTEVLVHLIEEIQKRENLLLEEAVRIALTRVVGAYAIVVIDKEDNNKLVAARKGSPLVIGVGENEFFMASDATPIIEHTKKVIYLNDEEIAVVTKNGHLEIKTISNEIQHPFIQELDMKIEMLEKGGYDFFMLKEIHEQPKTIEDAMRGRLNAVDCWIKLGGIDEFGQRILNAKRFIIAACGTSWHSGLIAEYLFEDLARIPVEVEYASELRYRNPIITKDDVVIAISQSGETADTLAALELAKEKGAFLYGIVNSVGSSIARITDAGSYIHAGPEIGVASTKAFTGQVTLLTMMALSIAQQKGTITDAYFRQLVMELAIIPEKVKKVMEKNEQIKYIAGEIKDKTNALYLGRGYNFPVALEGALKLKEISYIHAEGYPAAEMKHGPIALIDEEMPVIVIATNKSAYDKIVTNIQEVKARKGFVIAVVTEGDEVISQLADHTIEIPDTEEPLTPLLSVIPLQLLSYHIAVMRGCNVDQPRNLAKSVTVE